One genomic window of Glycine max cultivar Williams 82 chromosome 16, Glycine_max_v4.0, whole genome shotgun sequence includes the following:
- the LOC100780719 gene encoding uncharacterized protein isoform X4, whose product MFNLQQEMSGNKPREINIKLICPSLSKVTQVVAWDDQRIDLGFVARAFGLDPSSLRLNSHFIGRGVDLVASSVTWKSLLSFFSSKGLPTGKDQRDALVVTGKLCKVGLKRGHDSQHFQNGVGKMLEGEILNGQSCKRNHLLDDVNLFKKLKINEDKSDIHDKVDDLSGSIARSQFTCSYASKNLKRIREDETTAANYKRIR is encoded by the exons ATGTTCAATCTCCAACAAGAAATGTCAGGAAACAAACCTAGAGAGATAAACATAAAGCTGATATGCCCCTCCCTCTCGAAGGTTACTCAAGTGGTGGCGTGGGACGACCAGAGAATCGACTTGGGCTTCGTTGCGCGAGCCTTTGGGCTAGACCCGTCGTCGCTGAGGCTCAACAGTCACTTCATCGGCAGAGGGGTCGACCTTGTTGCCTCTTCTGTTACTTGGAAgagtcttctttctttcttctcttccaaAGGGTTGCCCACTGGCAAAGACCAACGTGACGCTCTTGTTGTCACTGGCAAGCTATGCAAAGTTGGACTCAAGC GAGGACACGACTCACAACATTTTCAAAATGGGGTTGGCAAAATGCTGGAAG GGGAGATTCTGAATGGCCAAAGCTGCAAGAGAAACCACCTATTGGATGATGTCAACCTATTcaagaagttaaaaataaacGAGGACAAGTCAG ATATTCACGATAAAGTTGATGACCTCTCTGGCAGCATTGCACGCAGCCAGTTTACATGCAGCTACGCAAGTAAGAACCTGAAGCGGATAAGAGAAGACGAGACAACAGCAGCTAATTACAAAAGGATTAGATAA
- the LOC100780719 gene encoding uncharacterized protein isoform X3: protein MFNLQQEMSGNKPREINIKLICPSLSKVTQVVAWDDQRIDLGFVARAFGLDPSSLRLNSHFIGRGVDLVASSVTWKSLLSFFSSKGLPTGKDQRDALVVTGKLCKVGLKRGHDSQHFQNGVGKMLEGENAGNSRGEILNGQSCKRNHLLDDVNLFKKLKINEDKSDIHDKVDDLSGSIARSQFTCSYASKNLKRIREDETTAANYKRIR, encoded by the exons ATGTTCAATCTCCAACAAGAAATGTCAGGAAACAAACCTAGAGAGATAAACATAAAGCTGATATGCCCCTCCCTCTCGAAGGTTACTCAAGTGGTGGCGTGGGACGACCAGAGAATCGACTTGGGCTTCGTTGCGCGAGCCTTTGGGCTAGACCCGTCGTCGCTGAGGCTCAACAGTCACTTCATCGGCAGAGGGGTCGACCTTGTTGCCTCTTCTGTTACTTGGAAgagtcttctttctttcttctcttccaaAGGGTTGCCCACTGGCAAAGACCAACGTGACGCTCTTGTTGTCACTGGCAAGCTATGCAAAGTTGGACTCAAGC GAGGACACGACTCACAACATTTTCAAAATGGGGTTGGCAAAATGCTGGAAGGTGAGAATGCTGGTAACAGTAGAG GGGAGATTCTGAATGGCCAAAGCTGCAAGAGAAACCACCTATTGGATGATGTCAACCTATTcaagaagttaaaaataaacGAGGACAAGTCAG ATATTCACGATAAAGTTGATGACCTCTCTGGCAGCATTGCACGCAGCCAGTTTACATGCAGCTACGCAAGTAAGAACCTGAAGCGGATAAGAGAAGACGAGACAACAGCAGCTAATTACAAAAGGATTAGATAA
- the LOC100780719 gene encoding uncharacterized protein isoform X2, whose protein sequence is MFNLQQEMSGNKPREINIKLICPSLSKVTQVVAWDDQRIDLGFVARAFGLDPSSLRLNSHFIGRGVDLVASSVTWKSLLSFFSSKGLPTGKDQRDALVVTGKLCKVGLKPIGVVGRECLFHMRIGGHDSQHFQNGVGKMLEGEILNGQSCKRNHLLDDVNLFKKLKINEDKSDIHDKVDDLSGSIARSQFTCSYASKNLKRIREDETTAANYKRIR, encoded by the exons ATGTTCAATCTCCAACAAGAAATGTCAGGAAACAAACCTAGAGAGATAAACATAAAGCTGATATGCCCCTCCCTCTCGAAGGTTACTCAAGTGGTGGCGTGGGACGACCAGAGAATCGACTTGGGCTTCGTTGCGCGAGCCTTTGGGCTAGACCCGTCGTCGCTGAGGCTCAACAGTCACTTCATCGGCAGAGGGGTCGACCTTGTTGCCTCTTCTGTTACTTGGAAgagtcttctttctttcttctcttccaaAGGGTTGCCCACTGGCAAAGACCAACGTGACGCTCTTGTTGTCACTGGCAAGCTATGCAAAGTTGGACTCAAGC CAATTGGAGTTGTTGGGAGGGAATGTTTATTTCACATGCGAATAG GAGGACACGACTCACAACATTTTCAAAATGGGGTTGGCAAAATGCTGGAAG GGGAGATTCTGAATGGCCAAAGCTGCAAGAGAAACCACCTATTGGATGATGTCAACCTATTcaagaagttaaaaataaacGAGGACAAGTCAG ATATTCACGATAAAGTTGATGACCTCTCTGGCAGCATTGCACGCAGCCAGTTTACATGCAGCTACGCAAGTAAGAACCTGAAGCGGATAAGAGAAGACGAGACAACAGCAGCTAATTACAAAAGGATTAGATAA
- the LOC100780719 gene encoding uncharacterized protein isoform X1: MFNLQQEMSGNKPREINIKLICPSLSKVTQVVAWDDQRIDLGFVARAFGLDPSSLRLNSHFIGRGVDLVASSVTWKSLLSFFSSKGLPTGKDQRDALVVTGKLCKVGLKPIGVVGRECLFHMRIGGHDSQHFQNGVGKMLEGENAGNSRGEILNGQSCKRNHLLDDVNLFKKLKINEDKSDIHDKVDDLSGSIARSQFTCSYASKNLKRIREDETTAANYKRIR; encoded by the exons ATGTTCAATCTCCAACAAGAAATGTCAGGAAACAAACCTAGAGAGATAAACATAAAGCTGATATGCCCCTCCCTCTCGAAGGTTACTCAAGTGGTGGCGTGGGACGACCAGAGAATCGACTTGGGCTTCGTTGCGCGAGCCTTTGGGCTAGACCCGTCGTCGCTGAGGCTCAACAGTCACTTCATCGGCAGAGGGGTCGACCTTGTTGCCTCTTCTGTTACTTGGAAgagtcttctttctttcttctcttccaaAGGGTTGCCCACTGGCAAAGACCAACGTGACGCTCTTGTTGTCACTGGCAAGCTATGCAAAGTTGGACTCAAGC CAATTGGAGTTGTTGGGAGGGAATGTTTATTTCACATGCGAATAG GAGGACACGACTCACAACATTTTCAAAATGGGGTTGGCAAAATGCTGGAAGGTGAGAATGCTGGTAACAGTAGAG GGGAGATTCTGAATGGCCAAAGCTGCAAGAGAAACCACCTATTGGATGATGTCAACCTATTcaagaagttaaaaataaacGAGGACAAGTCAG ATATTCACGATAAAGTTGATGACCTCTCTGGCAGCATTGCACGCAGCCAGTTTACATGCAGCTACGCAAGTAAGAACCTGAAGCGGATAAGAGAAGACGAGACAACAGCAGCTAATTACAAAAGGATTAGATAA